A genomic stretch from Corynebacterium terpenotabidum Y-11 includes:
- a CDS encoding UvrD-helicase domain-containing protein: MALIDPVELSQQWLHQDHPPTTQQAAVIGAPAGPMLVVAGAGAGKTETMAARVVWLVANGLVLPEQVLGLTFTRKAARELGVRIRARLQALASSGLVDALPADDPRRAAFTAITPTVATYDSFAGSIVREYGLLLPTEPAGRLITDTERWMIARDVVLDWKSGFTTHRSVPTIIDDMLALSDDMDNHLVSGAEVDEECRITATEIDGLPDRDGKVLKTVDGALQKIGDALDYRRELLDVVAAYRARLADRNLMTFGAQMSIAAQLVAAHPEIGAAQRRRFRVVMLDEYQDTGHAQRVLLRGLFGGGADPDLTVTAVGDPMQSIYGFRGATAANLTHFQTDFPVTEGTPAPRLELTTSWRNPARVLDLANTVSHWSLAEAGAATQVSPLVSRPGAGTGEVKAGWFDTREEELRWLADDLAERYRTRDTSRPFSAAVLLRKNAEAVPVHDLLVERGVPVDMTAGPGLLEVPEVADVYATLRVLVDPSDDIALLRLLTGVRWNIGASDLQALARRVDQLSRREQSSAVAVDGAPADPADPTGESAVDGLTALVTPQPEDSSAMSTVRLRLAELDRDRARVPVGLAEALADLRGMEEFGMSAEGIRRLGDLGRELRFLRLHSLGKPLTDLVADIEQMTGVRTEVLTRYHRDRSRSLGASHLDAFAEVVRSFSELSAASPAALVDYLRSAEVREKGLDAGETEVRTDCVQLLTVHRAKGLEWEIVAVPHATRATYADAVKRPTVTSWTTTARILPSGLRGDATTDPTDVTGMPVLDLSDVIDRKGVVEADNRFRESLGVHAAKEDDRLFYVAVTRAEQVLLISGAAFNGSAKKPVDPSVALTLVRDRLATRAPDCLVGWSELGMIYAKTELARLAKGDPSYREDAVMVPDNPAARNDLVAEYVREIPERPAATWPRPPLTTRLPGVADGAALVRAAMASADADSTSATGTPRPDAGTLADEWARETALLVDEYRAATVPQVVVPLGARLTATEAVALARGPEEFARRRRRPVPLEPRPYTKRGTAFHNWVESFYGDPGLFDEDELPGAADATLADPVLATLKEKFLASVWAQRTPVTVEGSYSVTLAGHLFDGRIDAVFHDGDDPLTGWTVVDWKTGRKPAGRDLADAALQLAVYRLAWAKLLSVRYGTTVDPANISAAFHYVLSNETWEPGTLPSAQELAGWLAGPDGRHDDA; the protein is encoded by the coding sequence ATGGCACTCATCGATCCGGTGGAACTGTCGCAGCAGTGGCTGCACCAGGACCATCCGCCGACCACCCAACAGGCCGCCGTCATCGGTGCTCCGGCCGGGCCCATGCTCGTCGTCGCCGGAGCAGGGGCCGGCAAGACCGAGACGATGGCTGCCCGAGTCGTCTGGCTCGTCGCCAACGGACTGGTCCTGCCCGAACAGGTCCTCGGCCTCACCTTCACCCGCAAGGCCGCCCGCGAACTCGGGGTGCGGATCCGGGCCCGGCTGCAGGCCTTGGCGTCCTCCGGACTGGTGGACGCCCTGCCCGCCGACGACCCGCGCCGCGCCGCCTTCACCGCGATCACCCCGACCGTCGCCACCTATGACTCCTTCGCCGGGAGCATCGTCCGTGAGTACGGGCTCCTGCTTCCCACCGAACCTGCCGGTCGTCTGATCACCGACACCGAACGGTGGATGATCGCCCGGGACGTCGTCCTGGACTGGAAGAGCGGGTTCACCACCCACCGGTCGGTGCCGACGATCATCGACGACATGCTGGCACTCTCCGACGACATGGACAATCACCTGGTCAGTGGCGCCGAGGTTGACGAGGAATGCCGGATCACCGCCACCGAGATCGACGGTTTGCCCGACCGCGACGGCAAGGTCCTCAAGACTGTCGACGGTGCCCTGCAGAAGATCGGGGACGCCCTGGACTACCGCCGCGAACTCCTCGACGTCGTCGCCGCCTACCGGGCGCGGCTGGCCGACCGGAACCTCATGACCTTCGGCGCGCAGATGTCCATCGCAGCCCAGCTCGTCGCCGCGCACCCGGAGATCGGGGCGGCGCAACGACGTCGGTTCCGGGTGGTCATGCTCGACGAGTACCAGGACACCGGCCATGCCCAGCGCGTCCTGTTGCGCGGTCTGTTCGGCGGCGGGGCAGACCCGGACCTCACTGTCACCGCCGTCGGCGACCCGATGCAGTCCATCTACGGCTTCCGCGGGGCGACGGCCGCGAACCTCACCCACTTCCAGACCGACTTCCCGGTCACGGAGGGGACCCCGGCACCGCGGCTGGAATTGACGACCTCGTGGCGGAACCCGGCCCGGGTGCTGGACCTGGCGAACACCGTCTCCCACTGGTCCCTAGCAGAAGCAGGGGCGGCGACGCAGGTCTCCCCGTTGGTCTCCCGCCCGGGGGCCGGCACCGGCGAGGTGAAGGCCGGCTGGTTCGACACCCGCGAGGAGGAGCTCCGCTGGCTCGCCGACGACCTCGCCGAGCGATACCGGACCCGCGACACCTCCCGCCCGTTCTCCGCCGCGGTCCTGCTGCGCAAGAACGCCGAAGCCGTGCCGGTCCACGATCTGCTCGTGGAACGCGGCGTTCCGGTGGACATGACCGCCGGGCCGGGCCTGCTGGAGGTCCCGGAGGTTGCCGACGTCTACGCCACCCTCCGCGTGCTCGTTGACCCTTCCGACGACATCGCCCTGCTCCGCCTGCTCACCGGGGTGCGGTGGAACATCGGGGCGTCCGACCTGCAGGCGCTGGCGCGCCGGGTCGACCAGCTGTCCCGTCGGGAACAGTCGAGTGCTGTGGCGGTGGACGGCGCTCCCGCCGATCCCGCCGATCCCACCGGGGAGAGCGCCGTGGACGGACTCACCGCCCTGGTCACCCCACAGCCCGAGGACAGTTCCGCCATGTCCACGGTCCGGCTCCGCCTGGCTGAACTGGACCGGGACCGGGCGCGTGTCCCCGTCGGCCTGGCCGAGGCACTCGCCGACCTGCGTGGCATGGAGGAGTTCGGCATGTCCGCCGAAGGAATCCGACGGTTGGGCGACCTGGGCCGGGAGCTGCGCTTCCTGCGCCTGCACTCGCTGGGCAAGCCGCTGACCGACCTGGTCGCCGACATTGAGCAGATGACCGGAGTGCGCACCGAGGTGCTCACCCGCTACCACCGGGACCGTTCCCGCTCCCTCGGCGCCAGCCATCTCGACGCCTTCGCCGAAGTCGTCCGGTCCTTCTCCGAGCTCAGCGCGGCATCCCCGGCGGCCCTGGTGGACTACCTGCGCTCCGCGGAGGTCCGGGAAAAGGGGCTGGACGCCGGGGAGACCGAAGTCCGTACCGACTGCGTCCAGCTGCTCACCGTGCACCGGGCCAAGGGCCTGGAATGGGAGATCGTCGCGGTCCCGCACGCCACCCGGGCGACCTACGCCGACGCGGTGAAGCGCCCCACCGTCACCTCGTGGACCACAACCGCAAGGATTCTGCCCTCTGGCCTGCGGGGGGACGCCACCACCGACCCGACCGACGTCACCGGGATGCCGGTGCTCGACCTGTCGGATGTCATCGACCGCAAGGGTGTAGTCGAGGCGGACAACCGGTTCCGGGAGTCCCTGGGCGTGCATGCTGCGAAGGAAGACGACCGACTGTTCTATGTCGCGGTGACCCGGGCGGAACAGGTGTTGCTGATCTCCGGGGCGGCATTCAACGGGAGTGCGAAGAAGCCGGTCGATCCGTCCGTCGCGCTCACCCTCGTCCGCGACCGGCTGGCAACCCGCGCCCCGGACTGCCTCGTGGGTTGGTCGGAGTTGGGCATGATTTACGCGAAGACCGAGCTGGCCCGGTTGGCAAAGGGCGACCCCTCCTATCGGGAGGACGCGGTCATGGTCCCGGACAACCCGGCGGCACGCAACGACCTCGTCGCGGAGTACGTCCGGGAGATCCCGGAGCGTCCGGCGGCGACCTGGCCGCGGCCCCCGCTCACCACCCGGCTGCCCGGAGTGGCGGACGGGGCGGCCCTGGTCCGTGCTGCGATGGCGTCGGCCGACGCAGACTCCACGTCCGCCACCGGCACCCCGCGGCCGGACGCCGGGACGCTCGCCGACGAGTGGGCCCGGGAAACCGCCCTGCTGGTCGACGAGTACCGGGCGGCGACAGTGCCGCAGGTCGTTGTGCCGCTCGGTGCCCGACTCACCGCGACCGAAGCCGTGGCGCTGGCCCGCGGCCCGGAGGAGTTCGCCCGCCGACGACGGCGTCCGGTGCCGCTGGAACCCCGCCCGTACACGAAACGGGGCACCGCCTTCCACAACTGGGTGGAGTCGTTCTACGGCGACCCCGGTCTGTTCGACGAGGACGAACTGCCCGGGGCGGCGGACGCCACCCTCGCCGACCCGGTGCTCGCCACCCTCAAGGAGAAGTTCCTCGCCAGTGTGTGGGCGCAGCGTACCCCGGTGACGGTGGAAGGATCCTATTCCGTGACGCTGGCCGGGCACCTCTTCGACGGCCGGATCGACGCGGTCTTCCACGACGGGGACGACCCGCTGACCGGCTGGACGGTGGTGGACTGGAAGACCGGTCGGAAACCGGCTGGTCGGGATCTGGCGGACGCGGCCCTCCAGCTGGCGGTGTACCGGCTCGCCTGGGCGAAGTTGCTGAGCGTCCGCTACGGCACGACCGTGGACCCGGCGAACATCTCTGCGGCGTTCCATTACGTCCTCTCGAATGAGACCTGGGAACCGGGTACACTGCCGTCTGCACAGGAACTGGCCGGATGGCTGGCCGGACCGGACGGAAGGCACGACGATGCGTGA
- a CDS encoding ATP-dependent helicase, which produces MTDLTDLTGRTGRTGTAVGKGPTDGTEPADRNTAQADARLRRRIGSADGVEVRLDTRGPGEGDAEASGPHTWDGLAAALVSGDDRLDRAAPYAVLGGPGTGRTSLLLDTLVTYLCDGGDPDGVMVVTPSKEAATALRNRLTDRLREDPSYAATGTPVRSIHSWAFALLRAVAQHRGDPLPRLMTGADHDQMIRTLLRGHAADGTGTWPERIRPALSLVGFARQLRDLLLRAGERGVGPDQLTELGHRHGIDMWCAAGDFLRESQQIERLSGSHALNASDLLHRVLDELENSPEGAAVLERRRRTLRLLLVDDAHHLDPASARLLDLLTVPGARTLVAGDADQCVFHFRGADEEYLTRIAADPDRRVVLSRSHRSGTATVTAVNRLLRRLPAAPTRVPLRAAGTPDLPDLPDVMVRRAPSVTAERLTVADAVRRAHVVDRVPWELIAVVVRTAGEIPALRRTLLSHGVPVTVDPTSVVLAEQPLVAALLSAVETLVRPLDATELRQLVESPVGGADPVMLRRMERGIAPTLVGTGLRALDALGLLITGGADEMQRDAWRDRLGPRELDLLDQVSAVLAAGRAAMDAGASVETVLWEVWQATGLSTRLQTRALRGGTLGSQADRDLDAVMSLFDLAGDMVERTPAISLTTFLDGVRAQELPTGPRDRRGVRPDAVEILPAHAAAGREWEVVIVTGVQEDRWPAGPTVGGLFGQQELVDLVDRGITPDTVISRSAAALAEERRLFLLAISRATRRTLVTAVESTGDGASVPSRFLAEIRDPLSADGADRNAEPEPHPVETVTDTLPRVLAMEPLVAELRDAVCDPARPGHERSAAATNLAALAAAGVHGADPADWWGTAGASSTDPAVAHRRGDEEPTLRISPTTLESLGAAPGTAGTTTDSCDLQVFLSGLGRSETTEPMKVGTLIHALAEGLADGLTVDEARETVTAVIPYLIDGPEWTIEPLTKSCLEAVDRLNGWLADRAGTGRVTEVEKKLEHMIGHTAATDDRPALPVILAGRTDRLETAADGATTVIDFKTGKTAKTAQQAADSPQLASYQLLISLEEGRHADGAMLVYPRVETKAVKVLQQGRLTDEQLAEFRTVALETAARIAGPGFTATDDCGDTEYACLCPACRAGEQVV; this is translated from the coding sequence ATGACGGACTTGACGGACTTGACGGGCAGGACGGGCAGGACGGGCACAGCGGTGGGGAAGGGGCCGACGGACGGGACTGAACCGGCCGACCGGAATACGGCCCAGGCCGATGCCCGGCTCCGCCGCCGGATCGGATCAGCCGACGGTGTCGAAGTCCGGCTCGATACCCGCGGGCCGGGGGAGGGGGACGCAGAGGCGTCCGGTCCTCACACCTGGGACGGTCTGGCAGCCGCCCTGGTCTCCGGCGATGACCGGCTCGACCGGGCTGCCCCCTATGCGGTTCTCGGTGGGCCGGGCACGGGCCGGACCTCACTGCTGCTGGACACGTTGGTGACCTACCTGTGTGATGGGGGCGACCCCGACGGTGTCATGGTCGTCACCCCGTCGAAGGAGGCGGCGACGGCGCTGCGCAACCGGCTCACCGACCGACTGCGGGAGGACCCGTCCTACGCTGCGACCGGCACCCCCGTCCGCTCGATCCACTCCTGGGCCTTCGCTCTGTTGAGGGCGGTTGCCCAGCATCGGGGCGACCCCCTGCCCCGGCTCATGACGGGTGCCGACCATGACCAGATGATCCGGACCCTGTTGCGCGGTCACGCCGCCGACGGCACCGGCACCTGGCCGGAGCGTATCCGGCCGGCCCTGTCGCTGGTCGGATTCGCCCGGCAGCTGCGTGATCTGCTGCTGCGCGCGGGGGAACGTGGGGTGGGGCCGGACCAGCTCACCGAGCTGGGGCACCGCCACGGCATCGACATGTGGTGTGCCGCCGGGGATTTCCTGCGGGAGAGCCAGCAGATTGAACGGCTCTCCGGCTCTCACGCGCTCAACGCCTCTGACCTGCTGCACCGTGTCCTCGATGAGTTGGAGAACTCGCCGGAGGGTGCGGCGGTGCTGGAGCGACGGCGCCGGACCCTGCGGCTGCTGCTCGTCGACGACGCCCACCATCTTGACCCGGCGTCCGCCCGGCTGCTGGATTTGCTCACCGTACCTGGGGCACGAACCCTCGTCGCCGGAGATGCCGACCAGTGCGTCTTCCACTTCCGTGGGGCGGACGAGGAGTACCTCACCAGGATCGCCGCCGATCCGGACCGGCGGGTCGTGTTGTCGCGTTCCCACCGTTCGGGCACGGCGACGGTGACCGCGGTCAACCGGCTGTTGCGCCGGTTGCCGGCCGCCCCGACCAGGGTTCCGTTACGGGCAGCCGGGACGCCGGATCTGCCGGATCTGCCGGATGTGATGGTCCGCCGCGCGCCGTCGGTGACCGCGGAACGGCTCACCGTCGCCGATGCGGTGCGGCGGGCCCACGTCGTCGACCGGGTGCCCTGGGAGCTGATCGCCGTGGTGGTGCGCACCGCCGGCGAGATTCCCGCGCTGCGACGGACTCTCCTGAGCCATGGCGTGCCGGTGACCGTCGACCCGACGAGTGTGGTCCTGGCCGAACAACCACTGGTCGCTGCCCTGTTGTCGGCGGTGGAGACACTGGTTCGGCCACTGGACGCCACGGAGCTGCGCCAGCTCGTCGAAAGCCCGGTCGGCGGGGCGGACCCGGTGATGCTGCGTCGGATGGAACGCGGAATCGCCCCGACGCTCGTCGGAACCGGGCTGCGTGCTCTCGACGCACTCGGACTGCTCATCACCGGTGGAGCGGATGAGATGCAGCGGGACGCCTGGCGTGACCGCCTCGGCCCCCGCGAACTCGACCTGCTGGACCAGGTCTCCGCGGTTCTCGCCGCCGGTCGCGCCGCGATGGACGCCGGTGCCTCGGTCGAGACGGTGCTGTGGGAGGTGTGGCAGGCCACCGGGCTGTCCACCCGGCTGCAGACCCGGGCCCTGCGCGGTGGGACGCTCGGCTCCCAGGCCGACCGTGACCTCGACGCGGTGATGAGCCTCTTCGATCTCGCCGGCGACATGGTGGAACGCACTCCGGCGATCTCCCTGACCACCTTCCTCGACGGGGTGCGGGCCCAGGAACTGCCGACCGGACCGCGCGACCGTCGCGGAGTGCGTCCGGACGCGGTCGAGATCCTGCCCGCTCACGCTGCCGCCGGACGTGAATGGGAGGTTGTCATCGTCACCGGGGTGCAGGAGGACCGCTGGCCGGCCGGGCCCACCGTCGGCGGCCTGTTCGGCCAGCAGGAACTCGTCGACCTGGTCGACCGGGGAATTACACCGGACACGGTGATCTCCCGCTCGGCCGCCGCCCTGGCTGAGGAACGTCGGCTGTTCCTCCTCGCGATATCCCGGGCAACGCGACGCACCCTGGTCACCGCCGTCGAATCCACCGGGGACGGAGCGTCCGTGCCCTCCCGTTTCCTCGCCGAGATCCGGGACCCCCTCTCCGCCGACGGGGCCGACCGGAACGCCGAACCGGAACCGCACCCGGTGGAGACCGTGACGGACACCCTGCCCCGCGTCCTGGCGATGGAGCCACTGGTTGCCGAACTGCGAGACGCGGTCTGTGACCCGGCCCGGCCCGGCCACGAACGGTCCGCCGCAGCCACGAACCTCGCCGCGCTCGCCGCCGCCGGGGTGCACGGCGCTGACCCGGCCGACTGGTGGGGGACCGCCGGGGCGTCCTCCACCGACCCCGCAGTCGCCCACCGACGCGGGGACGAGGAACCGACGCTGCGGATCAGCCCGACCACCCTGGAAAGCCTCGGCGCCGCCCCGGGGACCGCAGGAACCACCACCGACAGCTGTGACCTGCAGGTTTTCCTCAGTGGTCTGGGGCGGTCGGAAACCACCGAACCGATGAAGGTCGGCACCCTCATCCACGCCCTGGCCGAAGGTCTCGCCGACGGCCTCACCGTCGACGAGGCGCGGGAGACCGTCACCGCGGTCATCCCGTACCTCATCGACGGCCCCGAATGGACCATCGAACCCCTCACCAAGAGCTGCCTCGAGGCCGTCGACCGGCTCAACGGGTGGTTGGCGGACCGGGCGGGGACCGGCCGGGTGACCGAGGTCGAGAAGAAACTGGAGCACATGATCGGACACACCGCAGCCACCGACGACCGACCGGCCCTGCCCGTGATCCTCGCCGGCCGGACCGACCGGCTGGAGACCGCCGCCGACGGCGCCACCACCGTCATCGACTTCAAGACCGGGAAGACCGCGAAGACCGCACAGCAGGCGGCGGACAGCCCCCAGCTGGCGTCCTATCAGCTGCTCATTTCCCTGGAGGAGGGACGTCACGCCGACGGGGCGATGCTCGTCTACCCACGGGTGGAGACGAAAGCGGTGAAGGTCCTCCAGCAGGGGCGGCTGACCGACGAACAGCTGGCGGAGTTCCGGACCGTCGCACTGGAGACCGCCGCCCGGATCGCCGGGCCCGGCTTCACCGCCACCGACGACTGCGGGGACACCGAATACGCCTGCCTGTGCCCTGCCTGCCGCGCCGGGGAGCAGGTGGTCTAG
- a CDS encoding ATP-dependent DNA helicase UvrD2 codes for MTVPARRGSRLSQLNLDALDPEQLRAATAPRGPVCIIAGAGTGKTRTITHRIAHLVSGGYVNPDHVLAVTFTSRAAAELRERLTMMGVARVQARTFHAAARGQLRYFWPRFVGDLPWTLLDSKFPLVARAARAAGVTTDKTTLSDLLGEIEWAKSSLIAPGDYPAHIIPDRRDCPVDPEQFVRIFEGYENSKVTSEGVYLDFDDLLQSMAGALEADAGVADEFRSRYRSFVVDEYQDVTPLQQRLLDAWLGDRDDLTVVGDANQTIYSFNGATPEHLLGFSTRFPEATTVRLFRDYRSTPQVVDLANKVIGRATGRVAGTRLELEGQRAPGPAPEFTEYPDEAAEATGVAQRIAALISSGVAPSEIAVLYRINAQSAAVEYALDAAGISYQVKGGEGFFQRPEIRQGVNALGQAARTLAQRAAADTAGGAAARPTPEQLVNQVRAALVPVGLTPTEPTGAQDRARWQSLGALVDLAEELSTATPGLDMGNLLNILRERAQSKNPPKVEGVTLASIHAAKGLEWDAVFLIGLVDGTVPITYALKGAHSTDAVEEERRLLYVGVTRAREVLELSWSQARQPGGKATRRRTRFLDGLVPWEGRDDAGAAAPRGTTGAPKNACTVCGTRLTTPEQRILGRCEAHADDADRALVTELRSWRTGLAKERDVPAYVVMSDATLKAVALKAPTTARELLQVPGIGPAKVEQFGEDILGIVQNFR; via the coding sequence ATGACCGTCCCCGCCCGTCGGGGGTCCCGGCTGTCCCAGCTCAACCTCGATGCCCTCGACCCCGAACAGCTGCGCGCGGCGACCGCCCCCCGGGGCCCGGTGTGCATCATCGCCGGTGCCGGCACCGGCAAGACCCGCACGATCACCCACCGGATCGCGCATCTGGTCTCGGGCGGGTACGTCAACCCCGACCATGTCCTGGCGGTGACGTTCACCTCCCGGGCCGCAGCCGAACTGCGTGAACGGTTGACGATGATGGGCGTGGCACGGGTGCAGGCCAGGACCTTCCACGCTGCCGCCCGCGGTCAGCTGCGCTACTTCTGGCCCCGGTTCGTCGGTGACTTGCCGTGGACGCTGCTGGACTCGAAGTTCCCGCTGGTCGCCCGGGCCGCGCGCGCCGCCGGGGTGACGACCGACAAGACCACCCTGTCGGACCTGCTCGGCGAGATCGAATGGGCGAAATCCTCGCTCATCGCCCCGGGAGACTATCCGGCGCACATCATTCCGGACCGTCGCGACTGCCCGGTGGATCCCGAACAGTTCGTCCGCATCTTCGAAGGCTACGAGAACTCGAAGGTGACCTCTGAGGGGGTGTACCTCGACTTCGATGATCTGCTGCAGTCGATGGCGGGAGCCCTGGAGGCGGACGCTGGCGTCGCCGATGAGTTCCGGTCCAGGTACCGCAGCTTCGTCGTCGACGAGTACCAGGACGTCACCCCGCTGCAGCAGCGCCTGTTGGACGCCTGGCTCGGCGACCGCGACGACCTCACCGTGGTCGGTGACGCGAACCAGACGATCTACTCCTTCAACGGGGCGACGCCGGAGCATCTGCTCGGGTTCTCCACCCGGTTCCCGGAGGCGACGACGGTGCGCCTGTTCCGTGACTACCGGTCGACCCCGCAGGTCGTGGATCTGGCAAACAAGGTCATCGGCCGGGCGACCGGTCGGGTTGCCGGGACCCGGCTGGAGCTGGAGGGGCAGCGTGCCCCCGGCCCCGCCCCCGAGTTCACCGAGTACCCCGACGAGGCTGCCGAAGCGACCGGGGTGGCGCAGCGGATCGCCGCTCTCATCTCTTCCGGTGTCGCACCCTCGGAGATTGCGGTGCTGTACCGGATCAACGCCCAGTCTGCGGCGGTCGAGTATGCACTGGACGCAGCGGGCATCAGCTACCAGGTCAAGGGCGGGGAAGGCTTCTTCCAGCGTCCGGAGATCCGGCAGGGCGTCAACGCACTCGGTCAGGCAGCACGGACACTGGCACAGCGGGCGGCCGCGGATACCGCCGGTGGTGCGGCGGCGCGTCCGACCCCGGAACAGCTGGTCAATCAGGTCCGCGCGGCGCTGGTACCGGTCGGACTGACCCCGACCGAACCGACGGGTGCCCAGGACCGGGCCCGGTGGCAGTCACTGGGGGCACTGGTGGATCTGGCTGAGGAGTTGTCCACCGCGACGCCCGGGCTGGACATGGGCAATCTGCTGAACATCCTGCGCGAGCGGGCACAGTCGAAGAACCCGCCGAAGGTGGAGGGGGTGACACTGGCGAGCATCCACGCGGCGAAGGGACTTGAGTGGGACGCCGTCTTCCTCATCGGCCTGGTCGACGGCACCGTGCCGATCACCTACGCGCTGAAGGGGGCACATTCCACCGATGCGGTGGAGGAGGAGCGGCGCCTGCTGTACGTCGGGGTGACCCGCGCCCGTGAGGTGCTGGAACTGTCCTGGTCGCAGGCGCGGCAGCCCGGCGGGAAGGCGACACGGCGGCGGACCCGGTTCCTTGACGGGCTGGTGCCCTGGGAGGGGAGAGACGATGCCGGCGCCGCGGCCCCGCGCGGGACGACGGGCGCACCGAAGAACGCCTGCACGGTGTGCGGAACACGTCTGACCACCCCGGAACAGCGCATCCTCGGCAGATGTGAGGCCCATGCCGATGATGCCGACCGAGCGCTCGTCACCGAGCTACGGTCCTGGCGGACCGGCCTGGCGAAAGAGCGGGACGTGCCCGCCTATGTCGTGATGAGTGACGCCACGCTCAAGGCCGTGGCACTGAAGGCACCGACGACCGCCCGGGAGCTGCTGCAGGTGCCGGGGATCGGCCCGGCGAAGGTCGAGCAGTTCGGCGAGGACATCCTCGGCATTGTGCAGAACTTCCGGTGA
- a CDS encoding TOMM precursor leader peptide-binding protein: MTDQRVSALHHPEPLVQLRDGTDLIIRTDGHLQFGTMPAHALILPLPPHVAVDQIHQVMRELRRPMQEPTVLRLLTHCGVPPVHARGILTELEKAGLLRTRPAGHHLRVQVTGPSLYTRAVVRELRRLDVPASGISPGTPAFGRLGPDDLVVMAGMLFPPADVSYRLMDLGVPHLTCGVVDARAVVGPLVLPGRTGCLSCLDAGYLDEDARWRTTRVQVTATPAPTSTRILELAAALTADAVRDLLDRRSTGAHATDWPLPEPLTGRRFIDPRQLSVTTTELHPRTGCSSCALVGHRAR; encoded by the coding sequence ATGACCGACCAGCGCGTTTCCGCACTTCATCACCCGGAACCACTCGTGCAGCTGCGCGACGGCACCGATCTCATCATCCGCACCGACGGGCACCTCCAGTTCGGCACCATGCCCGCCCATGCCCTGATCCTGCCCTTGCCACCGCATGTGGCGGTGGACCAGATCCACCAGGTCATGCGGGAACTGCGCCGCCCCATGCAGGAACCCACGGTGCTGCGGCTGCTCACCCACTGCGGTGTTCCGCCGGTCCACGCCCGCGGGATCCTCACCGAGCTGGAGAAGGCCGGCCTGCTCCGGACTCGCCCTGCGGGACACCACCTCCGGGTGCAGGTGACCGGACCGTCCCTGTACACCCGCGCAGTCGTGCGGGAGCTGCGTCGGTTGGATGTACCCGCCTCCGGGATCTCTCCCGGGACGCCCGCATTCGGTCGCCTAGGCCCGGATGATCTGGTGGTGATGGCGGGGATGCTGTTTCCACCGGCCGATGTGAGCTACCGGCTCATGGACCTGGGGGTGCCCCATCTGACCTGTGGGGTGGTGGACGCCCGCGCCGTGGTCGGCCCACTGGTCCTGCCGGGACGCACCGGGTGCCTCTCCTGTCTCGACGCCGGGTATCTCGATGAGGACGCCCGGTGGCGCACCACCCGCGTCCAGGTCACCGCCACCCCGGCGCCGACCTCGACCCGGATCCTGGAACTTGCCGCCGCGCTGACCGCCGATGCGGTCCGTGATCTGCTGGACCGCCGGTCCACCGGTGCGCACGCCACGGACTGGCCGCTGCCCGAGCCGCTGACGGGACGCCGGTTCATCGATCCGCGGCAACTGTCGGTGACCACCACCGAACTGCATCCCCGCACCGGCTGCTCGTCATGTGCGCTGGTGGGACACCGGGCTCGCTGA
- a CDS encoding potassium channel family protein, protein MRDSLRDRLGRNDEMDSLPPHALLKIISIPEPEQASPWWLILRRMAYALILIVVSSTVVYLDRDGYRGVSTFLDAVYYSAVSLSTTGYGDITPVTQEARLLNVLLITPMRVIFLVLLVGTTLSVLTEESRKALKIRRWRKRMRNHTVVIGYGTKGRAATTALLADGVPADRIVVVDSDPDALAHASSRGLVTVQGSATKSDVLKLAGVTRARAVVVAPNMDDTAVLITLSVREIAPSATIVASVRESENSHLVRQSGADSVVISSETAGRMLGLATVSPSVTGMMEDLLSPDEGFSIAERLVDEDEVGGNPRNLEDIVLGVVRSGELYRIDSVEAETVEPGDRILYIRRISDADGK, encoded by the coding sequence ATGCGTGACAGCCTGCGCGACCGGTTGGGCCGCAATGACGAGATGGACTCACTCCCGCCGCATGCGCTGCTGAAGATCATCAGCATCCCGGAGCCGGAACAGGCCAGCCCGTGGTGGCTGATCCTCCGACGGATGGCCTATGCCCTGATCCTCATCGTCGTCTCGTCGACGGTGGTCTACCTTGACCGGGACGGCTACCGGGGGGTCAGTACGTTCCTCGACGCCGTGTACTACTCGGCGGTGTCCCTGTCGACCACCGGTTACGGCGACATCACCCCGGTCACCCAGGAGGCACGCCTCCTCAACGTCCTGCTCATCACCCCGATGCGCGTCATCTTCCTGGTCCTCCTGGTCGGCACGACCCTGTCCGTGCTCACCGAGGAGTCCAGGAAAGCACTGAAGATCCGTCGCTGGAGGAAGCGAATGCGTAACCATACTGTCGTCATCGGCTACGGCACCAAGGGTCGCGCGGCGACCACCGCGCTGCTGGCCGACGGTGTCCCCGCCGACCGGATCGTCGTTGTCGACTCTGACCCGGACGCTTTGGCCCATGCGTCCTCCCGGGGCCTGGTCACGGTCCAGGGCTCGGCGACGAAGTCCGATGTCCTGAAACTTGCCGGGGTGACCCGGGCGCGGGCGGTCGTTGTCGCTCCGAACATGGATGACACGGCCGTGCTCATCACCTTGTCGGTGCGGGAGATTGCGCCGTCGGCGACGATCGTGGCGAGCGTCCGGGAATCCGAGAACTCACACCTGGTGCGGCAGTCGGGCGCTGATTCGGTGGTGATCTCCTCGGAGACCGCCGGACGCATGCTCGGCCTGGCGACGGTCAGCCCGTCGGTGACCGGGATGATGGAGGACCTCCTCAGCCCGGATGAAGGCTTCTCGATCGCCGAGCGGCTCGTCGACGAGGACGAGGTCGGCGGTAACCCGCGCAACCTGGAGGACATCGTCCTGGGCGTGGTGCGCTCCGGCGAGCTCTACCGGATCGACTCGGTCGAGGCGGAGACGGTGGAGCCGGGCGACCGGATCCTCTACATCCGTCGGATCTCCGACGCCGACGGGAAGTGA